The following are from one region of the Takifugu rubripes chromosome 12, fTakRub1.2, whole genome shotgun sequence genome:
- the ntaq1 gene encoding protein N-terminal glutamine amidohydrolase, producing MKREDCVYTSCYCEENVWKLCEFVREQQTAPLEELSVVFISNDNRTVPLWKQKSGCGDQPVIWDYHVILLQASLESDTQVYDLDSELSFPCSLELYASQALRSDHSLRPMYHRKFRVIPAEIFLMNFASDRSHMRNPDGTWKMPPPPYPPIRTAESQMNLETFINMNPAVGWGQVFSLNHFLQRYTRKSSSSAAASALP from the exons ATGAAGCGCGAGGACTGTGTTTACACCAGCTGTTACTG TGAAGAAAATGTGTGGAAGCTCTGCGAGTTCGTCAGAGAGCAACAAACCGCACCGCTGGAAGAACTCTCGGTGGTCTTCATCTCCAACGACAACAGAACG GTTCCGCTGTGGAAGCAGAAGTCTGGCTGCGGAGATCAGCCGGTGATCTGG GACTACCACGTGATCCTGCTGCAGGCCAGTCTGGAATCAGACACTCAGGTTTACGATCTGGACTCGGAACTGTCGTTTCCCTGCAGCCTGGAGCTGTACGCCAGCCAGGCCCTGCGCTCAGACCACAGCCTCAGGCCCATGTaccacag GAAGTTCCGGGTAATCCCAGCAGAAATCTTCCTGATGAACTTTGCTTCTGATCGGTCTCACATGAGGAACCCTGATGGAACCTGGAAGATGCCTCCACCACCTTACCCCCCGATACGCACGGCAG AGAGCCAGATGAACCTGGAGACCTTCATCAACATGAACCCGGCCGTTGGGTGGGGACAGGTCTTCAGTCTCAACCACTTCCTTCAGAGATACACGAGAAAATCTtcatcctcagcagcagcttcggCGTTACCATAG
- the lrp12 gene encoding low-density lipoprotein receptor-related protein 12 — translation MMAPTAGCQHVVYLLVLSGCIAAAQRNDNVYVSGISNACGEGAELLHSPSGVITSPGWPFQYPAQLNCSWNIRAQPGDTITISFQDFDLQGSLRCSSDWISISSYRSLDGLRACGSSLPPPYLSTQDHVWIHFHSDDTLTGKGFRLSYITGKPEAPGCDVDQFHCSNGKCIPDWWRCNSMDECGDNSDEELCIDSPFSFQPCNMNQFPCLSRYTRIYTCLPHSLRCDGSIDCQDLGDEIDCDVPTCGEWLRNFYGSFSSPNYPDFYPPGSNCTWLIDTGDHRKVILRFTDFKLDGTGYGDYVKVYDGLDENPRRLLRVLTAFDSRAPVAVVSTSGQLRVHFYADKINAARGFNVTYQVEGFCLPWELPCGGNWGCYTEQQRCDGYWHCPNGRDELNCSSCQEDEFPCSRNGACYPRSDRCNYQNRCPNGSDEKNCFFCQPGNFHCKNNRCVFESWVCDAQDDCGDGSDEESCPIIVPTRVITAAVIGSLICGLLLVIALGCTCKLYSLRMFERRSFETQLSRVEAELLRREAPPSYGQLIAQGLIPPVEDFPVCSGSQASVLENLRLAVRSQLGFTSIRLPSSGRHGNLWRRLFTLSRSRRSGSLALVSADLEDSAGSGSTGSSGSDLLSPDSDDTDTEGERGRERGVGAEGGSIAPLPPKTPPATVVEPVVSVTSSSSPLTAAPGPDSTRDRPRDAPPPASPIAVVTSSPEIDNRSGAAELRAPPTTTLQRLAQNLHRLARNLTRTSQNNQDQTWNNHSPLRQLETGRSGAEAPERRGSREEDEDVELLIPVSDSDSSSSASDVRQLLLEPHSCSTTGHGSRLTYGNGCRGGRDGPCEHCGMVHTAQIPDVCLEATGKTESSDDELLLLC, via the exons ATGATGGCTCCAACAGCAGGCTGCCAGCACGTCGTCTACCTTCTCGTCCTTTCAG GATGCATCGCTGCTGCTCAAAGAAATGACAACGTCTACGTTTCGGGGATCTCCAATG CCTGTggcgagggggcggagcttctcCATTCACCCAGTGGCGTCATCACCAGCCCCGGGTGGCCCTTCCAGTATCCTGCACAATTGAACTGCAGTTGGAACATCAGAGCTCAACCTGGagacaccatcaccatcag TTTCCAGGACTTTGACCTGCAAGGCTCCCTTCGCTGCTCCTCAGACTGGATCTCcatcagcagctacaggagccTGGATGGCCTGAGGGCGTGTGGTTCTTCACTACCACCGCCCTACCTGTCCACTCAGGACCATGTATGGATCCACTTTCATTCTGATGACACTCTGACAGGGAAAGGCTTTCGGCTGTCTTACATCACAG GCAAACCAGAGGCCCCTGGTTGTGATGTGGACCAGTTCCATTGTTCCAACGGGAAGTGCATTCCGGACTGGTGGCGTTGTAACTCCATGGACGAGTGCGGCGACAACTCTGATGAAGAACTGTGCATCGACTCTCCGTTCTCCTTCCAGCCCTGCAACATGAACCAGTTCCCCTGCCTGTCCCGCTACACCCGGATCTACACCTGTCTGCCCCACAGCCTGCGCTGCGACGGCAGCATCGACTGCCAG GACCTGGGAGACGAGATCGACTGTGACGTTCCCACGTGTGGAGAATGGTTGAGGAACTTCTACGGTTCCTTCAGCTCCCCAAACTATCCTGACTTTTACCCACCAGGAAGTAACTGTACCTGGCTGATTGACACGGGCGACCACAGGAAG gttATCCTCAGGTTCACAGACTTCAAGCTGGACGGGACAGGTTACGGAGACTACGTGAAAGTGTACGATGGTCTGGATGAGAATCCTCGCCGCCTGCTCCGCGTGCTGACCGCCTTTGACTCCAGAGCGCCGGTCGCCGTGGTTTCCACATCGGGTCAACTCCGGGTGCACTTCTACGCCGACAAGATCAACGCCGCCCGTGGCTTCAATGTCACCTACCAG GTGGAAGGCTTCTGCCTGCCCTGGGAGCTGCCCTGCGGGGGCAACTGGGGCTGTTACACGGAGCAGCAGCGCTGTGACGGCTACTGGCATTGCCCCAACGGTCGGGATGAGCTGAACTGTTCGTCCTGTCAGGAGGACGAGTTCCCGTGTTCCAGGAACGGAGCCTGTTACCCTCGATCCGATCGCTGCAACTACCAGAACCGCTGCCCCAACGGGTCCGATGAGAAGAACTGCTTCTTTTGCCAACCAGGAAATTTCCACTGCAAG AATAACCGCTGCGTCTTTGAGTCGTGGGTGTGTGACGCACAAGACGACTGCGGCGACGGCAGCGACGAAGAGAGCTGCCCCATCATCGTCCCCACCAGAGTGATCACCGCCGCCGTCATCGGCAGCCTCATCTGTGGCCTCCTGCTGGTCATCGCGCTTGGTTGCACCTGTAAACTCTACTCCCTGCGCATGTTCGAGCGCAG GTCCTTTGAGACGCAGCTGTCCAGAGtggaagcagagctgctgagacGGGAAGCCCCGCCCTCCTACGGTCAGCTGATTGCTCAGGGCCTGATCCCACCTGTGGAGGATTTCCCGGTGTGTTCTGGGAGCCAG GCATCCGTCCTGGAGAACCTCCGTCTGGCCGTCCGCTCCCAGCTGGGCTTTACCTCCATCAGACTGCCCTCCTCTGGTCGTCACGGCAACCTCTGGCGCCGCCTCTTCACGTTGTCGCGGTCACGGCGGTCTGGTTCTCTGGCGCTTGTCTCTGCTGACCTGGAGGACAGTGCTGGTTCGGGGAGCACTGGAAGTTCTGGTTCTGACCTGCTGTCTCCGGACTCGgatgacacagacacagaaggcGAGCGGGGCAGAGAACGCGGCGTGGGGGCAGAGGGTGGTTCTATTGCCCCTCTTCCCCCGAAAACCCCACCTGCCACCGTCGTGGAGCCGGTGGTATCTGTCACGTCGTCGTCGTCGCCTTTGACCGCAGCACCTGGACCCGATTCAACCCGAGATCGGCCCAGAgatgccccgccccctgccAGCCCCATTGCCGTGGTTACCTCCAGTCCTGAAATTGATAATCGCAGCGGCGCTGCAGAGCTCCGTGCTCCGCCCACGACGACCCTGCAGCGACTGGCCCAGAACCTGCACCGTCTCGCCAGGAACCTGACCAGAACCAGCCAGAATAACCAGGACCAGACCTGGAACAATCACAGTCCTCTCCGACAGCTGGAGACAGGAAGGAGTGGCGCCGAGGCCCCGGAGCGTCgaggaagcagagaagaggacGAAGACGTGGAGCTGCTGATCCCAGTTTCTGACTCGGACTCTTCCTCTTCAGCCAGCGACGTCAGACAACTTCTTCTGGAGCCGCACTCCTGCTCCACAACAGGCCACGGCTCCCGGCTGACGTATGGAAATGGTTGTCGAGGTGGGCGCGACGGCCCCTGTGAACACTGCGGGATGGTCCACACGGCCCAGATCCCCGATGTCTGTCTGGAAGCTACAGGCAAGACGGAGAGCAGCGacgatgagctgctgctgctctgttaa